In Archangium lipolyticum, the following are encoded in one genomic region:
- a CDS encoding RNA polymerase sigma factor, translating into MSQVNSPRDLREWVVRAARGETPAFSELYRRTRPLVARLTSSFAPLDPDEVEDVIQETYVRAFKALPRLKEPAAFEAWLLSIARNRARTRLERKGQTRRLGEENPDPQPETVALMPEALQLERDMAVVRQLIDELPEGEEKKTVYLFYVDGQLSAREIAEKLGVGKSAVTMRLERFRARIKQELLRRVLAGRWE; encoded by the coding sequence ATGAGCCAGGTGAATTCCCCGAGGGACCTGAGGGAGTGGGTGGTGCGGGCGGCACGGGGGGAAACGCCTGCCTTCAGCGAGTTGTACCGGCGGACCCGCCCCCTGGTGGCACGTTTGACCTCCAGCTTTGCCCCGCTGGACCCGGATGAGGTGGAAGACGTGATCCAGGAGACCTACGTGCGCGCCTTCAAGGCGCTCCCCCGGCTCAAGGAGCCAGCGGCCTTCGAGGCGTGGCTCCTGTCCATCGCCCGCAACCGGGCCCGGACCCGCCTGGAGCGCAAGGGCCAGACGCGCCGGCTCGGCGAGGAGAACCCCGACCCCCAGCCGGAGACCGTCGCCCTCATGCCCGAGGCCCTCCAGCTCGAGCGCGACATGGCCGTGGTGCGCCAGCTCATCGACGAGCTTCCCGAGGGCGAGGAAAAGAAGACCGTGTACCTCTTCTATGTGGACGGCCAGCTGTCCGCGCGGGAGATCGCCGAGAAGCTGGGCGTGGGAAAGAGTGCCGTGACGATGCGCCTGGAGCGCTTCCGGGCCCGAATCAAGCAGGAGCTGCTCCGGCGCGTGCTCGCCGGACGGTGGGAGTAA